Proteins found in one Nitrosopumilus maritimus SCM1 genomic segment:
- a CDS encoding DEAD/DEAH box helicase, with product MKLSCPKCKSRIEIQKTFNKKMHVSCSGCGIEDLLEFSKNVDEVFLEFLSRYDKGLVTEKGLSEGLKDEGIVRAEVEIKNMIGKNKPDKITEEILYSKKDYVSQYKVLSNPEPKMGCKVEDLGLDESITEHLKELEIKQFYKFQEEAISEIAYGENVVIEAPTASGKTEAFLIPVIQRIKKDSSEGNVFAIFVYPTKALARDQFPKIKKFVEKIGVRVEVFDGDTKQNDRREIIDNPPQILVTNFDVLHYHMWHQTKFSSLLTTTRIIVTDEAHVYSGIFGSNVHYIIKRLKRVCTNKLQFVAASATLEDAKEFCEKLFGEKMQKIQGSGKKGQTDFAMLFPSLRTQRALMVELTKKLTEKNHKTMVFNNSHLNSELLAIQAKKQKVNIKVHRAGLMANYRTFVEKQFKDDLLDAISCTPTLELGIDVGNVDCVISSTIPVNRLIQRIGRAARKGQRGYAFLALGNDPISQYYKNHPDDYFEDTEKTYIDPKNPFVEEFQVLAMACDRPISKHELKEHQEVIEHHIIKENLKEFNNRIIPNFDKINSLLNEYSIRGIGQSIDIFLNGKKVGDRILPIALEELHKDAIYFLAGIRYKVKEFDYPEKNYAKIEKIPRDYPYYTKALTEEWPTIETVFDKRIANGVEVAFCKLHIEKKVYGYVNIELGQEVTQGEKVLLDTPLEYDFVTKGIVFHAPRPLKVMGESEDEEYTEASGYHATEHVVIEGSNMITGGVSQDLGGISLGTSGLIFIYDGAIGGSGASKALYDRFEQALERSMFIVKECPCKNEAGCPRCTFSYRCGNNNEYLHKYSALEILERINKGEKTELVDPTEGDRPLV from the coding sequence TTGAAACTATCATGTCCAAAATGCAAGTCCAGGATTGAGATCCAAAAGACTTTCAACAAAAAAATGCACGTCTCATGTAGTGGTTGTGGAATAGAAGATCTCCTAGAGTTCTCAAAGAATGTAGATGAAGTGTTTTTAGAATTTCTTTCAAGATATGACAAGGGACTAGTCACAGAGAAAGGACTTTCTGAAGGCCTCAAAGATGAGGGAATTGTCCGTGCTGAAGTTGAAATCAAAAATATGATTGGCAAAAACAAGCCAGACAAAATAACTGAAGAGATTCTATATTCCAAAAAAGACTATGTTTCACAATACAAGGTTTTGAGCAATCCTGAGCCTAAAATGGGCTGCAAAGTAGAAGATTTGGGACTAGATGAATCAATTACAGAACATCTAAAGGAATTGGAAATAAAACAGTTTTACAAATTCCAAGAAGAGGCAATTAGTGAGATTGCATATGGAGAAAATGTAGTAATTGAAGCTCCAACTGCTTCAGGAAAAACAGAAGCCTTTTTGATTCCAGTAATTCAGAGAATAAAAAAAGATTCCAGCGAAGGTAATGTCTTTGCAATCTTTGTATACCCAACAAAAGCACTTGCACGAGACCAATTCCCTAAAATCAAAAAATTTGTAGAAAAGATTGGGGTTAGAGTAGAGGTCTTTGATGGAGACACAAAACAAAACGACAGAAGAGAAATAATTGATAATCCACCACAAATTCTTGTTACAAACTTTGATGTATTGCACTATCATATGTGGCACCAAACAAAATTCTCATCATTACTAACAACAACAAGAATTATAGTTACAGATGAAGCACATGTCTATTCAGGAATTTTTGGTTCTAATGTTCACTATATCATAAAGAGACTCAAAAGAGTATGTACAAACAAGCTGCAATTTGTTGCGGCATCAGCTACACTTGAAGATGCAAAAGAATTTTGTGAAAAATTGTTTGGAGAAAAGATGCAAAAAATTCAAGGGTCAGGAAAGAAAGGCCAGACAGACTTTGCAATGCTTTTCCCATCACTTCGAACTCAAAGGGCTTTGATGGTAGAACTCACAAAGAAACTAACTGAGAAAAATCACAAGACTATGGTCTTTAACAACTCGCATCTAAATTCCGAACTTTTAGCAATTCAGGCAAAAAAGCAAAAGGTCAACATCAAAGTTCACAGAGCAGGACTGATGGCAAATTACAGAACATTTGTTGAAAAACAGTTCAAAGATGATTTACTTGATGCAATTTCATGCACTCCCACGCTTGAATTAGGCATAGATGTGGGAAATGTTGACTGTGTTATCTCATCTACCATACCAGTAAATCGACTAATCCAAAGAATAGGAAGAGCCGCAAGAAAGGGTCAAAGAGGTTATGCATTTTTGGCATTGGGAAATGACCCAATATCACAATATTACAAGAATCATCCAGATGACTATTTTGAGGATACTGAAAAAACCTACATCGATCCCAAGAATCCATTTGTAGAAGAGTTCCAGGTATTAGCAATGGCATGTGATAGACCAATCTCAAAACATGAGCTTAAAGAACATCAAGAAGTAATAGAGCACCACATCATCAAAGAGAATCTAAAAGAATTCAACAATAGAATAATTCCAAATTTTGACAAGATCAATTCTTTACTCAATGAATACAGTATTAGAGGAATAGGACAATCAATTGATATTTTCTTAAATGGTAAAAAAGTAGGAGATAGAATTTTACCAATTGCATTAGAGGAGTTACACAAAGATGCAATCTATTTTCTTGCAGGTATTCGTTATAAAGTAAAAGAGTTTGATTATCCAGAAAAAAACTATGCAAAGATTGAGAAAATTCCAAGAGATTATCCATACTATACTAAAGCACTAACTGAAGAATGGCCTACAATTGAGACAGTTTTTGATAAAAGGATTGCAAACGGAGTTGAAGTTGCATTTTGTAAACTACACATTGAGAAAAAAGTATACGGCTATGTCAACATTGAGCTTGGACAAGAAGTAACACAAGGAGAAAAAGTTCTGCTAGATACACCTCTAGAATATGATTTTGTTACAAAGGGGATTGTCTTTCATGCACCTAGACCTCTCAAAGTAATGGGAGAATCTGAAGATGAGGAATATACTGAAGCCAGCGGATACCATGCAACAGAGCATGTAGTGATTGAGGGAAGCAATATGATTACTGGTGGAGTCTCTCAGGATTTGGGAGGCATATCACTGGGAACATCAGGCTTGATTTTCATCTATGATGGGGCAATTGGAGGAAGTGGGGCAAGCAAAGCTCTCTATGATAGATTTGAGCAGGCACTGGAGAGAAGCATGTTCATTGTAAAGGAATGTCCATGCAAAAATGAAGCCGGATGTCCAAGATGTACATTCTCATACAGATGTGGAAACAACAACGAATATCTGCACAAATATTCAGCACTAGAGATTTTGGAGAGAATTAACAAAGGAGAGAAAACAGAACTAGTTGATCCAACTGAAGGTGACAGACCTCTAGTATAA